The proteins below come from a single Nitrosospira sp. Is2 genomic window:
- a CDS encoding N-acetylmuramoyl-L-alanine amidase, with protein sequence MAALVLLSLANSAFAGTPISSARVWPAPEYTRLTLESASPIQYSVSTVKNPDRVVIDLERVALTTELEKLPAKINAADPYIQAVRIGRYKPEVLRLVLDLKTTAMPQAFVLKPVGDYGHRLVLDIYPVVPPDPLMALLNQNATALVRDELKADTAPSANPALKPARGTESPRKSKPEMMRLITVAIDPGHGGEDPGAISRSGTHEKNITLAIARKLKAKIDKEPNMRAALTRDGDYFISLPMRLVKARQLNADLFVSVHADAFIKPHARGSSVYALSERGATSAAARWLAKKENEADLIGGVNLDIKDPYLKQTLLDLSQTATINDSLKLGKEVLLEIGDINHLHKNDVEQAGFAVLKSPDIPSILVETAFISNPDEEKKLKDTAYQDKLAEAILAGIKRYFASNPPAARSKMVSLE encoded by the coding sequence ATGGCAGCGCTCGTGCTTCTGTCGCTCGCTAATTCCGCTTTTGCCGGCACCCCGATCAGTTCTGCCCGCGTCTGGCCGGCGCCGGAATACACGCGCCTCACGTTGGAATCCGCCTCGCCTATACAATATTCCGTTAGTACGGTGAAAAATCCGGATCGCGTGGTCATCGATCTCGAGCGCGTCGCGCTCACAACGGAGCTTGAAAAACTTCCCGCCAAGATCAATGCTGCCGACCCTTACATCCAGGCCGTGCGCATCGGCCGTTACAAGCCCGAGGTCTTGCGGCTGGTCCTCGACCTGAAAACCACGGCCATGCCCCAGGCATTTGTGCTCAAACCCGTGGGGGACTACGGCCACCGGCTTGTGCTGGATATTTATCCTGTCGTGCCGCCTGATCCGCTGATGGCGCTCCTGAACCAAAATGCCACTGCACTGGTAAGGGATGAGCTCAAAGCTGATACCGCCCCCAGCGCCAACCCGGCGCTCAAGCCTGCCCGAGGCACGGAAAGCCCTCGCAAGAGCAAACCTGAAATGATGAGGCTTATCACGGTCGCCATCGATCCCGGGCACGGTGGCGAAGATCCGGGCGCCATCAGCCGCAGTGGCACACATGAGAAAAACATCACGCTGGCGATCGCGCGAAAACTGAAGGCCAAAATAGATAAGGAGCCCAATATGCGGGCAGCGCTGACACGGGATGGAGATTACTTTATATCCCTGCCGATGCGACTCGTTAAGGCTCGACAGTTAAATGCCGACCTGTTCGTGTCCGTGCATGCCGACGCCTTTATCAAGCCGCATGCGCGAGGCTCCTCGGTTTATGCGCTCTCCGAACGGGGCGCGACATCCGCCGCCGCCCGCTGGCTGGCAAAAAAGGAAAACGAGGCCGACCTGATCGGCGGGGTCAATCTGGATATAAAGGATCCCTATCTCAAGCAAACCTTACTGGACTTGTCGCAGACCGCCACCATCAATGACAGTCTTAAACTCGGAAAGGAAGTGCTCCTTGAAATTGGTGATATCAACCACCTGCATAAGAATGACGTGGAGCAGGCAGGATTTGCCGTGCTCAAGTCTCCGGATATTCCTTCCATTCTGGTAGAGACTGCGTTCATCAGCAACCCGGATGAAGAAAAGAAATTGAAAGATACCGCCTACCAGGACAAGCTGGCCGAGGCCATACTCGCCGGCATCAAACGCTACTTTGCCAGCAATCCTCCGGCGGCGCGTTCGAAGATGGTGTCGCTGGAATAA
- the tsaE gene encoding tRNA (adenosine(37)-N6)-threonylcarbamoyltransferase complex ATPase subunit type 1 TsaE gives MQHVTLTLADETATLLLGAEIAGILHPGLVIFLRGDLGAGKTTFARGILRGLGYQGKVKSPTYNLIELYKISRLYLYHFDFYRFEDPAEWEDAGFREYFNADSICLVEWPQNAEELLPPADMTFLFQLSDTGRNLEISADTQAGRLCLKHWQTLRES, from the coding sequence ATGCAGCACGTTACCCTTACTCTTGCCGACGAAACCGCAACGCTCCTGCTTGGTGCAGAAATCGCAGGTATATTGCACCCGGGCCTCGTTATTTTCCTTCGTGGCGACCTCGGCGCGGGAAAAACAACCTTCGCAAGGGGAATCTTGCGGGGGTTGGGCTATCAGGGAAAAGTAAAAAGTCCCACCTATAATTTAATTGAACTTTACAAAATTTCTAGGTTATACTTGTATCACTTTGATTTTTATCGGTTCGAGGACCCGGCAGAATGGGAAGATGCCGGTTTCCGCGAATACTTTAATGCGGACTCAATCTGTCTGGTGGAGTGGCCTCAAAACGCGGAAGAATTACTGCCCCCAGCGGATATGACGTTTCTCTTCCAATTGTCCGATACGGGCCGCAACCTCGAAATTAGTGCAGACACGCAGGCGGGTAGGCTGTGCTTAAAACACTGGCAAACGCTAAGAGAGTCCTGA